Proteins from a genomic interval of Chionomys nivalis chromosome 7, mChiNiv1.1, whole genome shotgun sequence:
- the Pfn1 gene encoding profilin-1 encodes MAGWNAYIDSLMADGTCQDAAIVGYKDSPSVWAAVPGKTFVSITPAEVGVLVGKDRSSFFVNGLTLGGQKCSVIRDSLLQDGEFTMDLRTKSTGGAPTFNVTVTMTAKTLVLLMGKEGVHGGLINKKCYEMASHLRRSQY; translated from the exons ATGGCCGGGTGGAACGCCTACATCGACAGCCTCATGGCGGACGGGACCTGTCAGGACGCGGCCATCGTAGGCTACAAGGACTCGCCCTCCGTCTGGGCCGCCGTCCCCGGGAAGACCTTCGTTAGCATTACG CCAGCTGAGGTTGGTGTCCTGGTAGGCAAAGACCGGTCAAGTTTTTTCGTGAATGGGTTGACACTTGGGGGCCAGAAATGTTCTGTGATCCGGGACTCACTGCTGCAGGATGGGGAATTTACAATGGATCTTCGTACCAAGAGCACCGGAGGAGCCCCTACCTTCAATGTCACTGTCACCATGACTGCCAAGA cGCTAGTCCTGCTGATGGGCAAAGAAGGTGTCCACGGTGGTTTGATCAACAAGAAATGTTATGAAATGGCCTCCCACCTGCGGCGTTCCCAGTACTGA